The stretch of DNA CCCAACGGGGCGTCTACCTGACGACACTTGGATTCTGCGTCCCCAGGACCTTCGCGAAGACGACGCCGCGTTCCATCCGCAAGACGACACCTGGTACCTGAGCCGCGTCGCGGGGACGTTCAAGGAACGCCAGGGCTTTCACGGCTGCCAGATGCCCGAGCAGCTGCTGGGGCGTATCGTCCGCGTCAGCTCGAACGAGGGCGACGTCGTGCTCGACCCGTTCGGCGGCAGCGGCACGACGCTCGCCGTCGCCAAGAAGCTCGGCCGCCACTGGCTCGGCTTCGAGCTCTCGAGCGACTACGTCAAATACGCGACCGAACGCATCGAAGGCGTCACCAAAGGCGACGAGTTGCACGGCCCCGCCGACCCAGTCCGCAGCGCGCCCACCACTGCCGCAGGGCGCAAGCTCAAAGGCCATCCGATGGCCGAAGCCGCGAGCGAGGCGAGCCGTAAGCGTCAGCGCCCGGAGGAACCCGCGAACGGTTCTCCAATCACAGAGCGTGTATCCACTTCAACTCCGGTCGCTGACGCTCACGGCTCGCCAAGAGCTTCGCTGCGCGAACTGACGCGTCTGGCCCTCGTCAAAGCCTTCCACACCGCCAGCGCCGGCGCCTCGCTCGACTGGCTCTTGTGTCGTCCCGAGCTACAAACCACCTTCCACACCGCCTGTGCCGAAGCGGGCCTCATGGGCTCCGCCTACGAGTGGAACCGCGAGCTCCTAAAACTCCGCAAGTCCGGCGCGCTCGGCAAGGGAACGAAGGACACGGCCCACACCACGAACCCTCACGCCTCAAGCCTCAAACCTCAAGCGGCGCACGCCGCCGAGATCGCCTGGGCCAAGGTCCGCGCGAAACACCCGGGCGCATCGCTCGATGATATGCTCTGCGACCCCCGCAAGCTCGACCTCTTCGACAAAGCCGCTAGGCAAGCGGCGCCCGGTTGCGACGTGAGCGACTACCGCTGGGAGGCCCTCCGGCTCCGCAAGTCGGCCAAGACGCACAAGGCCGAGGCCGCCCAGTACGACTACGTCGTCGAGAAGCCGCTCGGCAGCGTGCTCGCCGAGCGGCCCAAGAAGCTCACCGCCCGCGCCGCAAAGACGCTCACCAGCGTTGGCGGCGTCTACCTCATCACGACCGACAAGAAGATCACCGAGGGCCTGAGCGGCTACATCGGCGCCGCGGACGACCTCGGCGAACGCCTCGCCACGCACCTCAAGTCATCGCGCGGAGAAACCTACTTCAGCGTCATCGCCGACAACACACTCCCCAGCTCCGACTACCGCGACGCGCTACGCTGGAACCTCGTGCATCGGCTGAAGCCGACGCTGTCGGTGGATTTGCTTGATGAGAGTGCGACGCTGTGAACTTCACTTCATTGTGAATTCGAGCCGCGAAATTGTCAGCAACTCAAACTCTTAACAAAGCTGTCCGAACACCCCTTAATCCAAAGGTGATCGCCTTTGACCTTTGCCACACGAAGGGGAGAGGTCCAGCAATTCATCGCAGCGAAACCTCCGTAGAAGCAAACAATAAACAATACGAGAGCCGCGAAAACGCCTTCAACTGATCCCGTCACTACGACAAGAGGCACCGGGGCTAGAAATGCTGCTGCAATGACGAATCCGGTCACGACTTTTCGGAGCAGGTATTTACGTCGCATCGCGGGCGACAAACCATACCTCATTTTACAAATATCCCCGTGCATCATGGGGACGAAGAGACAAACCAACGCCGGGCTGAGGACCAACATCGCCGGGAGCATCCATCCCGGCGTGTACGGTAAAGCCTGCGTTCTATAGTCCTTGTCAGAAACCTCGATATTGGTGCGTACGCACCGTGGAGGCAGGGCTGTTCGTCCTGGAACGACTAGGCACTCGCTCGACATAATAAAGGTGCTCTTTCGCTGGCGGATCGATGGCACGCAAAACAACCCTGGGACTAGATCGCGCGGGTTGTAGCCTAAAGTCGACTATGGAGGCAAGATGTTCTAGCTCTTCAATCGGTTGTTGAGGACACATTCCCGTGTTCGCCGCCAAGCACGCCCCCGCCCGAGTCGACGACATAGCGACTCCTTTGCGTGGCCAAAAGCAAGCAAAGCGCCGCTCTAATGCCGAGAAAGGCGACCCCTCGCCTGAGCTCCACAGTTCGTAGGTCAGGCTATGCCTGACGCCCCACCAACTCGATCCGGCGTGTGCGTCAGGCACAGCCTGACCTACGGATCTGGTATTCATGCACAACGGTTTCACAACAAACGGCAGCCGTTTATAAAAGGCCCCGGAGGGGCGGCAGCAGCCCGGCGAAGGGAGTTGCTGCCGCCCCTCCGGCGCTTCTCGACTTACGCGTCGCTTCTCACCAGGGGCTCGCGCCCCGGGCTACGCGCTGCCGCCCCTCCGGGGCTGTGAATCCGACGCCGCGCGGGGCGGCTAGAGCATGGGAAGTGGGTGGCCAAAAGCAAGCGAAACGTCGGCAAAACCCCCGAGAAATCCAGGCCTCACCAGAGCCCCAAATCGGCCCCTTAACCGCGTTTCGGCGCCGCCCCTTGGAAAGTCCCACCGGCGTTCAGCGAGGGGCTTCTAGGGCCCTTTATGGCCGCCTGCGACGGTGTTAGCGGCCCCGCGTCCAGCCGTCCTGCTCGGGCGTCGTATGGCGCGGCCCCGACCGCCGTGGGCGAGTCGTTGCAGCGTTCGAGAAGACCCCTCGAAAACACTGTTGGGGCCGGCCGCGGTCGAGTAGAGTGCCCGTTCAACGATCCCGCTGACTTCTCAAGTTCGCTTGCGTTCTCTTCGACTGCTTTCGACTCGATTGGTTTTAATCCGACTGCGTTCGCTCGGACGGTGTTCGCTCGGACTGATTTCAAACTGACTGGGAACGAAACATGAAAGCTCCTCTCGCCGCTGCCGTTCCCTTGCTTGGTCGCTACGCCCTGGGCGCGGCATTGGTGTTGCTTCTTGAAGCGACGCCGAGCTTGGGCGCTTGGAGCGTGCAGCCTGTTGGCGAAGGCGTCGCCGCGCGGATCCGGACCGATTCGACCGGGGCGCCGCACATCGCGGTCTCCAACAGCGGTTTCCGCTATTCGACCCTTGTTGGCGACGCCTGGGAAGAACGCAGCGTCCTTCCGTTTGCGGACGACATCGCGTTGGATCACAACGACAACGTCTTCTTCCTCGACACGCCGAGCCCCGACTTCTTCCCCACCTTGCAGGTCCTCCTTGGCAACGGTCTAGCGCTGACGACCGAGATCGTGGGGCATCGTATCGGCGAGTTGGAGTTCTTAGGGTTCGATAGCGAGAACCGACCCCACATCGCCTACAACAACACCAGCACGCAGCAGCTGATTCACAATCGCTGGACGGGTGAGTCGTGGGAAGCTCGGGTCGTCGCGACCGACGCCCGCTTCCGATTCGGCAACCCGGGCTTCGATTCGTTCCTCGACTCGTCAGACCAAGCCCACTTCGCTTGGAGGAACGACGCCGGCGTCTTGCGTTACTCCGACCCGACATCCTCGGGCTGGGTCACCTCGACTCCCTTCCCAACGCTCGACGCCCGGATCGTCGATCTGGCGGTCGATGAAGAAGGCGTCGCTCACATGGCGTACGACGTGTTCACCGGGTTCACTTTGACCGGGGGCCTTCACTACGCGAACAACGCTTCTGGCGGAGCCTGGCAGGGCGATCGGATCCCCAAGGCGAAGAGCTCGGGGGCGACCCGGGCGTCCCTGGTCCTCGACGACCACGGACGCCCCAACCTCTTCGACTACGAGTCGCCGTTTACGGGTCCGGTCGATCTGGTCCACTACCTGCTCGACGACGGTCAGTGGGAATCGACGATCCTGCACACGCACGCCGAGCCGCAGTTCAGCGGACCGGATCAGATCGAGGCCGCTTTCGACGGCGCCAACCTCCACGTGTTGTTCTCGACGGGCGACTCCGACGTCTACTACGCCGTGCAAGAACCCGACCCTCTCCTCGGCGATTACAACAACGACGGCGCCGTCAACGCGGCCGACTACACGGTGTGGCGGGACGGCGCTTCGATCAACAGCGGCCAAGCCGGCTACAACGTCTGGGCGAGCAACTACGGCGCGACCGCGGCCGGCGCGGCGTCCCAAACAGTTCCCGAACCTACGGCGGTCGCCACGCTGCTGCTGGCCTGCATCGGGGCGATGAACTACGCCCGGCGTTAGATAAGAAGCTCGTAGGTCAGGCTGTGCCTGACGCCCCACCATCACGATTCGGCTTGAGCGTCAGGCACAGCCTGACCTACTGAAATCAGCCATGCCAAAAATGGGTCGGTCAACTCGATGGCTTATTGCAGCAGTGCTCGGTCTGTTCCTCTACGTCGGATCGTACCTCCACCTGACCCTTCAAGGCGCCTACGTGCCCGGCGTCGATGGAGCCAGTGGGCCAAAGAGTTACCGCTGGGCGCCGCGGAATTTTGTCCGAGCTAATGGGACCATCAAGTACGAGTTGGCGTACTTCTACGCGCCCTTGTACATCCTCGACTCTCGCCTTTGGCACGTGCACCTGGATGCTGCCGGCGGACCTCTCTCCCCGTAGGTCAGGCTGTGCCTGACGCCCCACCAACTCGGTCCACTGTATGCGTCAGGCTGAACTTAGCGAGTGTAAGGATACGGGTATTTGCCGACATGCAGTAGTTGCTTCCAAGTCGGGGCGTAAGTCGTATTGAGGATCGTTCGCACCTCGTCAGGACTCAGGGCTGCACACCGTAGGTCGATCGAGTCGATCATCTCAAACCAGTCAGGCAGGCTCGCCCGTTTGTCGTGCGGCAACCACAGAACAAGCAAAGGGACGAGCCCGATGTTGTGTGCGTGCCCGCCAGCAACTAGGTAGAGTTCGCCTTCTGCGGGCACTCCCTCGACGAGTTTCGCAAAGTTCGTTCGCACGAACTCCATGAAATTAACCTCTCGATCGATGTCACCGCTGACGAACCGAGGGGGAGTGAAGTCGATGACCGTGTAATCGCGATCGCTTGCGTCACCCGTCAGGACGTACCCGAAAATGCTGGCCATACAATCAATCCCAAACACGATGCCGCTTATAGCTCGGTAGGTCAGGCTGTGACTGACGCCCCACCAACACGATCCGGCGTGTGCGTCAGGCAGAGACTGACCTATTGAATTGACCCTACAGATGACAATTCATGATGGTCACAAGAACGTTGTCCGGCGCGGACCTGAGTCTTCGCACAACTTCTTCCTCCCAGCGCTTCATCTCCGGGGAATCATCATTTACCCACGGACAACTGTGCCACTTGCCATCTTCGAGAACCGCCGCAACGTCTCCTAAGTTGCTTTGATCGATATCAATTTCGCAATTGCGAGCCTGCGATACGAATTCTCGGCACTTTGCGCCGAATAACTTGGCTAGGAACGCAGGCCGCTTCGGTTGCAGAAGCCTCAGGAGGTGTCGTTCGATTGCGATTCCGTAGTAATCGAACTTCACTTCGTTCGTGCGCTCGTCATCCGTCTCAGCCGCATATTCAGCAAACGGGTGCATCGCATCGTCGGGAGCATCGTCGATGACGAGCACAAGAAAGTGGCCCATATCGATTGATTCACTTGCTCAGAGCTTTACCTGACGGGCGCGGTACAAAAGCGAACGAGCTCGCTCGTTCAGCGATTCGACCGCCGCAGCGACTCGCGCAACTCCCGCAAGCGAGTCTCCGCATCGATCACCACCAGCTCCACACCAAGCATCGACGCCAGATCCTCGTAATGCTCCGTCGTCAGCGCTTGGCTGTACGTTGGGTGGTGCGAGCCGCCGGCGTAGATCCACGCGGCGGCGGCTTTCTTGAGGTCGGGGGCGGGCTTCCAGACGGCGCGGGCCACCGGGAGTTTTGGCAGCTCGTGCGGCGGCTCGATCGTTTCGACTTCGTTGACCACGAGTCGGAAACGGTCGCCGAGATCGACGATCGTGGCGTTCACCGCCGGGCCCGCGGGGGCGTCGAACACCAGCCGCACCGGGTCTTCCTTGCCGCCGATGCCTAGCGGATGGACTTCGCAGCTCGGCCGGTCGCCGGCGATCGACGGGCAGATCTCGAGCATATGTGAGCCGAGCACGAGGTCTTCGCCCGACTCAGGCATGTGGTAGGTGTAGTCCTCCATGAACGTCGTGCCGCCGGGCAGGCCGTGGGCCATGACCTTCGACGCCCGCGTCAGGGCGGCCGCCTTCCAGTCCCCCTCGCCGCCGAAGCCATAGCCCGCCGCCATCAGCCGCTGCGACGCGATGCCCGGCAGTTGCTTGATGCCAACCAGATTCTCGAACGTGTCGGTGTAACCGCCGAAGCCCCCCTCTTCGAGCATCGAGCGCAGGCCCAACTCGATCCGTGCCGCGTCACGCAGCGACTCACGCCGTGCGCCGCCGTGGCGCAGCACCTCGGCCATGTGGTAAGCGTCGTCGTACTCACGGCACAGCGAATCGACATCGGCGTCGCTGATCGAGTTGATCCGCGCCGCCAGATCGCCGACCGCGTAACCGTTCACCGAGACGCCTAGCACCTCTTGAGCGGCGACCTTGTCCCCTTCGGTGACGGCGACCTCGCGCATGTTGTCGCCGAAGCGCGCGATCTTGCCATTCGCTAGTTCGTGCCGGCCCGCCGCGGCGCGCGACCAAACGCCGACTTGCCGCACGACATCCTTATCGGTCCAGTGACCGACGACGACCTTGCGTTCGATTCGAAGGCGTGTGCAGATGAACCCGAACTCGCGGCCGCCGTGGGCCGACTGGTGCAGGTTCATGAAGTCCATGTCGATCGACGACCACGGGATCTCACGACCGAACTGCGTGTGCAGATGCAGCAACGGTTTGGTCAGCGCCCGCAGCCCGGCGATCCACATCTTCGCGGGCGAGAACGTGTGCATCCACGTGATCACGCCGATGCAGCGGTCGTCGGCGCTGGCGGCGGCGAGCGTGGCCTTGATCTCTTCGGGCCCCTTCAGCACCGGCTTGAAGACGATCTTCACCGGCACGTCACCCGACGCGTCGAGCGAAGCGGCGACGGCTTGCGCGTCCTTGGCGACCTGCTCCAGAGCGGCCGGGCCGTAAAGGTGCTGGCTGCCGGTGAGGAACCAGACTTCGTACTGGTTGAGATTGGGAAGAGCCATGAAGGAGAGGATCGATGCTAGAGGCTAGAGGCTAGGGAATGCGATCGGCATTTATCTGTAGGAGGCGTCTCCGACGCCGATTACGGTATCCAATCCCAAACGGCACGGAGCGCGAAATCGGCGTCGGAGACGCCTCCTACAATTTTGTGATCAATGCGGTTTCCCTTGCCCGTAATAAGCGCCGGGGCCGTGCTTGCGGTTGTAGTGCTTTTGGAGGAGGTAGTCTTCGACGGGGCCGAGCGAGGGCGAGAGCGTGAGGCTGTCGATCGCCATCGCGGCGCAGGCCTCCAGCGCGATCGCGTTCTTCACCGACTCGGCGGCCGACTTGCCCCAGGCGAACGGCGCGTGGCTCGCCACGAGCACCGCGGGGATCGCGATCGGATCGAGGCCTTCGAACCGTTCAAGGATGACGTGACCGGTGTTCGCTTCGTAAGCGGTCTCGATCTCTTCTTGCGTCAGCGCTCGCGCGACGGGAACCGTTCCCGAAAAGTGATCGGCGTGTGTCGTGCCGTAGCAAGGCAGCTCGCGCCGCGCTTGGGCGAAGGCGGTCGCCTTGGGGCTGTGCGTGTGCGTGATGCCGCCGACGCCGGGCCACGCCCGGTACAGCAACAGGTGCGTCGCCGTATCGGAGGAGGGTTTGAGGTCCCCTTCGACGCGCTCGCCGCTCTTGAGGTCCACGACCACCATGTGCTCGGGCCGCATGGCGTCGTACGCCACGCCGCTGGGCTTGATGACGACGTGCCGGCGATCGTCCGACAGCCCGCTAACGTTCCCCCAAGTGAGCGTCACCAACCCCGCCGACACGAGGTCGAGGTTCGCCTGGCAGACCTGCTCTTTGAGGGTTTCCAGCATGGAGGGGTTACGAGGCG from Botrimarina mediterranea encodes:
- the araA gene encoding L-arabinose isomerase; this encodes MALPNLNQYEVWFLTGSQHLYGPAALEQVAKDAQAVAASLDASGDVPVKIVFKPVLKGPEEIKATLAAASADDRCIGVITWMHTFSPAKMWIAGLRALTKPLLHLHTQFGREIPWSSIDMDFMNLHQSAHGGREFGFICTRLRIERKVVVGHWTDKDVVRQVGVWSRAAAGRHELANGKIARFGDNMREVAVTEGDKVAAQEVLGVSVNGYAVGDLAARINSISDADVDSLCREYDDAYHMAEVLRHGGARRESLRDAARIELGLRSMLEEGGFGGYTDTFENLVGIKQLPGIASQRLMAAGYGFGGEGDWKAAALTRASKVMAHGLPGGTTFMEDYTYHMPESGEDLVLGSHMLEICPSIAGDRPSCEVHPLGIGGKEDPVRLVFDAPAGPAVNATIVDLGDRFRLVVNEVETIEPPHELPKLPVARAVWKPAPDLKKAAAAWIYAGGSHHPTYSQALTTEHYEDLASMLGVELVVIDAETRLRELRESLRRSNR
- the araD gene encoding L-ribulose-5-phosphate 4-epimerase AraD, with amino-acid sequence MLETLKEQVCQANLDLVSAGLVTLTWGNVSGLSDDRRHVVIKPSGVAYDAMRPEHMVVVDLKSGERVEGDLKPSSDTATHLLLYRAWPGVGGITHTHSPKATAFAQARRELPCYGTTHADHFSGTVPVARALTQEEIETAYEANTGHVILERFEGLDPIAIPAVLVASHAPFAWGKSAAESVKNAIALEACAAMAIDSLTLSPSLGPVEDYLLQKHYNRKHGPGAYYGQGKPH
- a CDS encoding DNA-methyltransferase, whose product is MSTATQPSPSSLAPRPSSLRLDTIHQGDCVQLLRQVADESVDLAFADPPYNIGFKYDEYQDNHADEVYLNWCEEWITELHRVVKPTGAFWLAIGDEYAAELKVAAQKIGFTARNWVIWYYTFGQNCRRKFNRSHAHLFHFVKDEELHTFNAADPSIRIPSARALVYGDRRANPTGRLPDDTWILRPQDLREDDAAFHPQDDTWYLSRVAGTFKERQGFHGCQMPEQLLGRIVRVSSNEGDVVLDPFGGSGTTLAVAKKLGRHWLGFELSSDYVKYATERIEGVTKGDELHGPADPVRSAPTTAAGRKLKGHPMAEAASEASRKRQRPEEPANGSPITERVSTSTPVADAHGSPRASLRELTRLALVKAFHTASAGASLDWLLCRPELQTTFHTACAEAGLMGSAYEWNRELLKLRKSGALGKGTKDTAHTTNPHASSLKPQAAHAAEIAWAKVRAKHPGASLDDMLCDPRKLDLFDKAARQAAPGCDVSDYRWEALRLRKSAKTHKAEAAQYDYVVEKPLGSVLAERPKKLTARAAKTLTSVGGVYLITTDKKITEGLSGYIGAADDLGERLATHLKSSRGETYFSVIADNTLPSSDYRDALRWNLVHRLKPTLSVDLLDESATL